One Glycine max cultivar Williams 82 chromosome 3, Glycine_max_v4.0, whole genome shotgun sequence DNA window includes the following coding sequences:
- the LOC100813053 gene encoding bZIP transcription factor 53 — protein sequence MDETNMKRRALNREYARQSRLRKHKRLEDLTNEVNMLQSANKKLVESIKAKEEAYAETEVDNNILRAQTVELTDRLRFLHSIIQVAEKAKGLSVNVKIPNLKP from the coding sequence ATGGACGAGACGAATATGAAGAGGAGGGCATTGAACCGTGAATATGCAAGACAATCGCGGTTGAGAAAGCATAAGCGATTGGAGGATTTGACCAACGAAGTCAACATGTTGCAAAGTGCAAACAAGAAGTTGGTAGAGAGCATCAAGGCTAAGGAGGAAGCATATGCTGAGACAGAAGTTGATAACAACATCTTGAGAGCGCAAACCGTGGAATTGACTGATCGATTGCGCTTTTTGCACTCTATCATTCAGGTTGCGGAAAAGGCCAAAGGGTTATCTGTTAATGTAAAGATTCCAAATCTTAAGCCGTAG